From Scyliorhinus torazame isolate Kashiwa2021f chromosome 23, sScyTor2.1, whole genome shotgun sequence, the proteins below share one genomic window:
- the LOC140399615 gene encoding Fc receptor-like protein 2 isoform X1 — protein MGTFCLLLLIVSGFRHITSKAEVPKVVIIVPSDQIIKEGFYFEMQCLYNNRYTKYSWYKDNQSFGYNSFTFSGTADPRTGGSYSCRVGWWPKYRRSEPLNVVTVAADPTLTLEVKPQYPLLGDTIFLECLLFPLSPFGISPFQWYQHNDLIRESVEKRISIESAKMSDAASYRCELNAKYRKWVSKTVNISVTDLCSTPILKVEPEIEVFVGQQLHLSCLAEQFQVSRSLLYTFFKNEKPLDVPSVKDYYQTGPALLGDSGLYRCEVTTSKSARKKLSNEAPVFVKPIPVSKPDLETHPGTEILEGATMSLICSMSTGSTPITYFIYDNSSKNIYRKTSNHTKMIYEIANVRKYAAGHYSCSVSNQASQPALYSESVEIAVTVPVAGAFLASNVNKSEISVGERLVLQCQLKVGTSPHFRWYLNHQQVANISEYYNFSTDGSQLNIHSFQIHHKGRYQCTAINRGPGDVTFNTTSNYIDITTPVQGNTTAIVASIPPLLLVTALLACLCFKSINKEQDNENKTTCKQRRGNVLQHSFLTYISLCLFQRQALRNRTEAHLETGRRTRMKRHLKVNLSMQSSEDVAPLIQAMISRHILQQRTTVLQQMVS, from the exons TATCAGGTTTTCGTCACATCACCAGCAAAG CAGAAGTCCCAAAGGTGGTGATTATTGTTCCCAGTGATCAAATTATAAAAGAAGGGTTCTATTTCGAAATGCAGTGCCTCTACAATAACAGATATACGAAATACTCCTGGTACAAAGATAACCAATCATTTGGATATAATAGTTTCACATTCTCAGGAACTGCAGACCCTCGCACTGGAGGATCATACAGCTGCAGAGTTGGATGGTGGCCAAAATATCGAAGGAGTGAACCTCTGAACGTTGTCACTGTCG CTGCTGATCCAACGTTAACTCTGGAGGTAAAGCCACAATACCCACTTTTAGGTGATACTATTTTCCTGGAATGTCTGCTGTTTCCACTCAGTCCTTTTGGAATATCTCCCTTCCAATGGTATCAACACAATGATTTGATTCGAGAATCCGTTGAAAAGCGGATCAGCATAGAAAGTGCTAAAATGTCGGATGCAGCATCTTATCGGTGTGAACTGAATGCAAAGTATAGAAAGTGGGTCTCCAAGACAGTGAACATCTCTGTGACAG ACCTGTGTTCCACACCGATATTGAAAGTTGAGCCGGAAATCGAAGTATTTGTTGGTCAACAGTTACATCTTTCCTGTTTGGCTGAACAATTCCAGGTCTCTCGCTCCCTGTTGTATACATTTTTCAAAAATGAGAAACCTCTGGATGTACCCTCAGTGAAGGATTATTATCAAACGGGACCTGCTTTGCTGGGTGATTCGGGGTTATATCGATGTGAAGTAACAACATCCAAAAGTGCGCGTAAGAAACTGAGTAATGAGGCTCCCGTTTTTGTCAAAC CGATTCCAGTCTCAAAACCGGATCTGGAAACACACCCTGGAACAGAGATCCTGGAAGGGGCGACAATGTCGTTAATCTGCTCCATGTCTACCGGTTCTACCCCGATTACATACTTCATCTATGATAATTCAAGTAAAAACATCTACAGGAAGACATCCAACCATACCAAAATGATTTACGAAATTGCAAATGTCAGAAAATATGCAGCAGGACATTATAGTTGCAGCGTATCAAACCAGGCATCGCAACCTGCTCTATACAGCGAATCCGTTGAAATTGCCGTGACAG TTCCGGTTGCAGGTGCTTTTCTCGCTTCTAACGTCAATAAATCCGAGATTTCAGTGGGAGAACGTCTAGTTCTGCAGTGTCAGTTGAAGGTTGGCACTTCTCCCCATTTTCGTTGGTACCTGAACCACCAGCAGGTGGCAAATATCAGCGAATATTATAACTTCAGCACAGATGGAAGTCAGCTGAACATTCATTCATTTCAAATCCATCACAAAGGGCGTTATCAGTGTACAGCAATCAACAGAGGACCTGGTGACGTGACATTTAACACAACAAGCAATTATATCGATatcacaacaccag TGCAGGGGAACACGACTGCCATCGTCGCATCGATTCCCCCACTCCTTCTTGTCACTGCACTACTTGCATGTCTGTGCTTCAAATCGATTAACAAGGAGCAAG ATAATGAAAACAAGACGACCTGTAAGCAGCGAAGGGGCAATGTTTTGCAACACAGCTTTCTGACATATATATCTTTGTGCTTATTCCAGAGACAAGCATTACGCAACAGGACGG AGGCACATCTGGAAACAGGTCGCAGAACACGAATGAAGAGGCACCTGAAAGTAAATTTGAGTATGCAGTCGTCGGAAGATGTCGCACCTTTG ATTCAAGCCATGATCAGTCGACATATTTTACAGCAAAGGACAACAGTGCTGCAGCAG ATGGTATCATAA
- the LOC140399615 gene encoding Fc receptor-like protein 2 isoform X3, with amino-acid sequence MGTFCLLLLIVSGFRHITSKEVPKVVIIVPSDQIIKEGFYFEMQCLYNNRYTKYSWYKDNQSFGYNSFTFSGTADPRTGGSYSCRVGWWPKYRRSEPLNVVTVAADPTLTLEVKPQYPLLGDTIFLECLLFPLSPFGISPFQWYQHNDLIRESVEKRISIESAKMSDAASYRCELNAKYRKWVSKTVNISVTDLCSTPILKVEPEIEVFVGQQLHLSCLAEQFQVSRSLLYTFFKNEKPLDVPSVKDYYQTGPALLGDSGLYRCEVTTSKSARKKLSNEAPVFVKPIPVSKPDLETHPGTEILEGATMSLICSMSTGSTPITYFIYDNSSKNIYRKTSNHTKMIYEIANVRKYAAGHYSCSVSNQASQPALYSESVEIAVTVPVAGAFLASNVNKSEISVGERLVLQCQLKVGTSPHFRWYLNHQQVANISEYYNFSTDGSQLNIHSFQIHHKGRYQCTAINRGPGDVTFNTTSNYIDITTPVQGNTTAIVASIPPLLLVTALLACLCFKSINKEQDNENKTTCKQRRGNVLQHSFLTYISLCLFQRQALRNRTEAHLETGRRTRMKRHLKVNLSMQSSEDVAPLIQAMISRHILQQRTTVLQQMVS; translated from the exons TATCAGGTTTTCGTCACATCACCAGCAAAG AAGTCCCAAAGGTGGTGATTATTGTTCCCAGTGATCAAATTATAAAAGAAGGGTTCTATTTCGAAATGCAGTGCCTCTACAATAACAGATATACGAAATACTCCTGGTACAAAGATAACCAATCATTTGGATATAATAGTTTCACATTCTCAGGAACTGCAGACCCTCGCACTGGAGGATCATACAGCTGCAGAGTTGGATGGTGGCCAAAATATCGAAGGAGTGAACCTCTGAACGTTGTCACTGTCG CTGCTGATCCAACGTTAACTCTGGAGGTAAAGCCACAATACCCACTTTTAGGTGATACTATTTTCCTGGAATGTCTGCTGTTTCCACTCAGTCCTTTTGGAATATCTCCCTTCCAATGGTATCAACACAATGATTTGATTCGAGAATCCGTTGAAAAGCGGATCAGCATAGAAAGTGCTAAAATGTCGGATGCAGCATCTTATCGGTGTGAACTGAATGCAAAGTATAGAAAGTGGGTCTCCAAGACAGTGAACATCTCTGTGACAG ACCTGTGTTCCACACCGATATTGAAAGTTGAGCCGGAAATCGAAGTATTTGTTGGTCAACAGTTACATCTTTCCTGTTTGGCTGAACAATTCCAGGTCTCTCGCTCCCTGTTGTATACATTTTTCAAAAATGAGAAACCTCTGGATGTACCCTCAGTGAAGGATTATTATCAAACGGGACCTGCTTTGCTGGGTGATTCGGGGTTATATCGATGTGAAGTAACAACATCCAAAAGTGCGCGTAAGAAACTGAGTAATGAGGCTCCCGTTTTTGTCAAAC CGATTCCAGTCTCAAAACCGGATCTGGAAACACACCCTGGAACAGAGATCCTGGAAGGGGCGACAATGTCGTTAATCTGCTCCATGTCTACCGGTTCTACCCCGATTACATACTTCATCTATGATAATTCAAGTAAAAACATCTACAGGAAGACATCCAACCATACCAAAATGATTTACGAAATTGCAAATGTCAGAAAATATGCAGCAGGACATTATAGTTGCAGCGTATCAAACCAGGCATCGCAACCTGCTCTATACAGCGAATCCGTTGAAATTGCCGTGACAG TTCCGGTTGCAGGTGCTTTTCTCGCTTCTAACGTCAATAAATCCGAGATTTCAGTGGGAGAACGTCTAGTTCTGCAGTGTCAGTTGAAGGTTGGCACTTCTCCCCATTTTCGTTGGTACCTGAACCACCAGCAGGTGGCAAATATCAGCGAATATTATAACTTCAGCACAGATGGAAGTCAGCTGAACATTCATTCATTTCAAATCCATCACAAAGGGCGTTATCAGTGTACAGCAATCAACAGAGGACCTGGTGACGTGACATTTAACACAACAAGCAATTATATCGATatcacaacaccag TGCAGGGGAACACGACTGCCATCGTCGCATCGATTCCCCCACTCCTTCTTGTCACTGCACTACTTGCATGTCTGTGCTTCAAATCGATTAACAAGGAGCAAG ATAATGAAAACAAGACGACCTGTAAGCAGCGAAGGGGCAATGTTTTGCAACACAGCTTTCTGACATATATATCTTTGTGCTTATTCCAGAGACAAGCATTACGCAACAGGACGG AGGCACATCTGGAAACAGGTCGCAGAACACGAATGAAGAGGCACCTGAAAGTAAATTTGAGTATGCAGTCGTCGGAAGATGTCGCACCTTTG ATTCAAGCCATGATCAGTCGACATATTTTACAGCAAAGGACAACAGTGCTGCAGCAG ATGGTATCATAA
- the LOC140399615 gene encoding Fc receptor-like protein 2 isoform X4: MGTFCLLLLIVSGFRHITSKAEVPKVVIIVPSDQIIKEGFYFEMQCLYNNRYTKYSWYKDNQSFGYNSFTFSGTADPRTGGSYSCRVGWWPKYRRSEPLNVVTVAADPTLTLEVKPQYPLLGDTIFLECLLFPLSPFGISPFQWYQHNDLIRESVEKRISIESAKMSDAASYRCELNAKYRKWVSKTVNISVTDLCSTPILKVEPEIEVFVGQQLHLSCLAEQFQVSRSLLYTFFKNEKPLDVPSVKDYYQTGPALLGDSGLYRCEVTTSKSARKKLSNEAPVFVKPIPVSKPDLETHPGTEILEGATMSLICSMSTGSTPITYFIYDNSSKNIYRKTSNHTKMIYEIANVRKYAAGHYSCSVSNQASQPALYSESVEIAVTVPVAGAFLASNVNKSEISVGERLVLQCQLKVGTSPHFRWYLNHQQVANISEYYNFSTDGSQLNIHSFQIHHKGRYQCTAINRGPGDVTFNTTSNYIDITTPETSITQQDGGTSGNRSQNTNEEAPESKFEYAVVGRCRTFDSSHDQSTYFTAKDNSAAADGIITDAALVYSVAMMTRSGNAGNVFPFLLLV, translated from the exons TATCAGGTTTTCGTCACATCACCAGCAAAG CAGAAGTCCCAAAGGTGGTGATTATTGTTCCCAGTGATCAAATTATAAAAGAAGGGTTCTATTTCGAAATGCAGTGCCTCTACAATAACAGATATACGAAATACTCCTGGTACAAAGATAACCAATCATTTGGATATAATAGTTTCACATTCTCAGGAACTGCAGACCCTCGCACTGGAGGATCATACAGCTGCAGAGTTGGATGGTGGCCAAAATATCGAAGGAGTGAACCTCTGAACGTTGTCACTGTCG CTGCTGATCCAACGTTAACTCTGGAGGTAAAGCCACAATACCCACTTTTAGGTGATACTATTTTCCTGGAATGTCTGCTGTTTCCACTCAGTCCTTTTGGAATATCTCCCTTCCAATGGTATCAACACAATGATTTGATTCGAGAATCCGTTGAAAAGCGGATCAGCATAGAAAGTGCTAAAATGTCGGATGCAGCATCTTATCGGTGTGAACTGAATGCAAAGTATAGAAAGTGGGTCTCCAAGACAGTGAACATCTCTGTGACAG ACCTGTGTTCCACACCGATATTGAAAGTTGAGCCGGAAATCGAAGTATTTGTTGGTCAACAGTTACATCTTTCCTGTTTGGCTGAACAATTCCAGGTCTCTCGCTCCCTGTTGTATACATTTTTCAAAAATGAGAAACCTCTGGATGTACCCTCAGTGAAGGATTATTATCAAACGGGACCTGCTTTGCTGGGTGATTCGGGGTTATATCGATGTGAAGTAACAACATCCAAAAGTGCGCGTAAGAAACTGAGTAATGAGGCTCCCGTTTTTGTCAAAC CGATTCCAGTCTCAAAACCGGATCTGGAAACACACCCTGGAACAGAGATCCTGGAAGGGGCGACAATGTCGTTAATCTGCTCCATGTCTACCGGTTCTACCCCGATTACATACTTCATCTATGATAATTCAAGTAAAAACATCTACAGGAAGACATCCAACCATACCAAAATGATTTACGAAATTGCAAATGTCAGAAAATATGCAGCAGGACATTATAGTTGCAGCGTATCAAACCAGGCATCGCAACCTGCTCTATACAGCGAATCCGTTGAAATTGCCGTGACAG TTCCGGTTGCAGGTGCTTTTCTCGCTTCTAACGTCAATAAATCCGAGATTTCAGTGGGAGAACGTCTAGTTCTGCAGTGTCAGTTGAAGGTTGGCACTTCTCCCCATTTTCGTTGGTACCTGAACCACCAGCAGGTGGCAAATATCAGCGAATATTATAACTTCAGCACAGATGGAAGTCAGCTGAACATTCATTCATTTCAAATCCATCACAAAGGGCGTTATCAGTGTACAGCAATCAACAGAGGACCTGGTGACGTGACATTTAACACAACAAGCAATTATATCGATatcacaacaccag AGACAAGCATTACGCAACAGGACGG AGGCACATCTGGAAACAGGTCGCAGAACACGAATGAAGAGGCACCTGAAAGTAAATTTGAGTATGCAGTCGTCGGAAGATGTCGCACCTTTG ATTCAAGCCATGATCAGTCGACATATTTTACAGCAAAGGACAACAGTGCTGCAGCAG ATGGTATCATAACTGACGCTGCGTTGGTTTATTCGGTTGCCATGATGACAAGGTCAGGAAACGCTGGTAATGTATTTCCGTTTTTGTTGCTGGTTTGA
- the LOC140399615 gene encoding Fc receptor-like protein 2 isoform X2, translated as MGTFCLLLLIVSGFRHITSKAEVPKVVIIVPSDQIIKEGFYFEMQCLYNNRYTKYSWYKDNQSFGYNSFTFSGTADPRTGGSYSCRVGWWPKYRRSEPLNVVTVAADPTLTLEVKPQYPLLGDTIFLECLLFPLSPFGISPFQWYQHNDLIRESVEKRISIESAKMSDAASYRCELNAKYRKWVSKTVNISVTDLCSTPILKVEPEIEVFVGQQLHLSCLAEQFQVSRSLLYTFFKNEKPLDVPSVKDYYQTGPALLGDSGLYRCEVTTSKSARKKLSNEAPVFVKPIPVSKPDLETHPGTEILEGATMSLICSMSTGSTPITYFIYDNSSKNIYRKTSNHTKMIYEIANVRKYAAGHYSCSVSNQASQPALYSESVEIAVTVPVAGAFLASNVNKSEISVGERLVLQCQLKVGTSPHFRWYLNHQQVANISEYYNFSTDGSQLNIHSFQIHHKGRYQCTAINRGPGDVTFNTTSNYIDITTPVQGNTTAIVASIPPLLLVTALLACLCFKSINKEQETSITQQDGGTSGNRSQNTNEEAPESKFEYAVVGRCRTFDSSHDQSTYFTAKDNSAAADGIITDAALVYSVAMMTRSGNAGNVFPFLLLV; from the exons TATCAGGTTTTCGTCACATCACCAGCAAAG CAGAAGTCCCAAAGGTGGTGATTATTGTTCCCAGTGATCAAATTATAAAAGAAGGGTTCTATTTCGAAATGCAGTGCCTCTACAATAACAGATATACGAAATACTCCTGGTACAAAGATAACCAATCATTTGGATATAATAGTTTCACATTCTCAGGAACTGCAGACCCTCGCACTGGAGGATCATACAGCTGCAGAGTTGGATGGTGGCCAAAATATCGAAGGAGTGAACCTCTGAACGTTGTCACTGTCG CTGCTGATCCAACGTTAACTCTGGAGGTAAAGCCACAATACCCACTTTTAGGTGATACTATTTTCCTGGAATGTCTGCTGTTTCCACTCAGTCCTTTTGGAATATCTCCCTTCCAATGGTATCAACACAATGATTTGATTCGAGAATCCGTTGAAAAGCGGATCAGCATAGAAAGTGCTAAAATGTCGGATGCAGCATCTTATCGGTGTGAACTGAATGCAAAGTATAGAAAGTGGGTCTCCAAGACAGTGAACATCTCTGTGACAG ACCTGTGTTCCACACCGATATTGAAAGTTGAGCCGGAAATCGAAGTATTTGTTGGTCAACAGTTACATCTTTCCTGTTTGGCTGAACAATTCCAGGTCTCTCGCTCCCTGTTGTATACATTTTTCAAAAATGAGAAACCTCTGGATGTACCCTCAGTGAAGGATTATTATCAAACGGGACCTGCTTTGCTGGGTGATTCGGGGTTATATCGATGTGAAGTAACAACATCCAAAAGTGCGCGTAAGAAACTGAGTAATGAGGCTCCCGTTTTTGTCAAAC CGATTCCAGTCTCAAAACCGGATCTGGAAACACACCCTGGAACAGAGATCCTGGAAGGGGCGACAATGTCGTTAATCTGCTCCATGTCTACCGGTTCTACCCCGATTACATACTTCATCTATGATAATTCAAGTAAAAACATCTACAGGAAGACATCCAACCATACCAAAATGATTTACGAAATTGCAAATGTCAGAAAATATGCAGCAGGACATTATAGTTGCAGCGTATCAAACCAGGCATCGCAACCTGCTCTATACAGCGAATCCGTTGAAATTGCCGTGACAG TTCCGGTTGCAGGTGCTTTTCTCGCTTCTAACGTCAATAAATCCGAGATTTCAGTGGGAGAACGTCTAGTTCTGCAGTGTCAGTTGAAGGTTGGCACTTCTCCCCATTTTCGTTGGTACCTGAACCACCAGCAGGTGGCAAATATCAGCGAATATTATAACTTCAGCACAGATGGAAGTCAGCTGAACATTCATTCATTTCAAATCCATCACAAAGGGCGTTATCAGTGTACAGCAATCAACAGAGGACCTGGTGACGTGACATTTAACACAACAAGCAATTATATCGATatcacaacaccag TGCAGGGGAACACGACTGCCATCGTCGCATCGATTCCCCCACTCCTTCTTGTCACTGCACTACTTGCATGTCTGTGCTTCAAATCGATTAACAAGGAGCAAG AGACAAGCATTACGCAACAGGACGG AGGCACATCTGGAAACAGGTCGCAGAACACGAATGAAGAGGCACCTGAAAGTAAATTTGAGTATGCAGTCGTCGGAAGATGTCGCACCTTTG ATTCAAGCCATGATCAGTCGACATATTTTACAGCAAAGGACAACAGTGCTGCAGCAG ATGGTATCATAACTGACGCTGCGTTGGTTTATTCGGTTGCCATGATGACAAGGTCAGGAAACGCTGGTAATGTATTTCCGTTTTTGTTGCTGGTTTGA